A window of the Juglans microcarpa x Juglans regia isolate MS1-56 chromosome 5D, Jm3101_v1.0, whole genome shotgun sequence genome harbors these coding sequences:
- the LOC121266602 gene encoding transcription factor LHW-like isoform X3 — translation MGTTALRQLLKSLCSNSYWKYAVFWKLEHHGQMILSWEDGYCGSKKTREPLENISDDINYENVNEIFSTCEMIIGDDDGITAMGYPFGLTVASMPSRQYAMGEGIVGEVAYTRSHCWVLSENTYTSEFNSKLVAEYPDEWLLQFAAGIKTILLVPVLPHGVLQLGSLDWVPEDLAMVAYVKDRFNTLHNVAGINVPLTSNGDMQPQTSSPLMSGVVENIGEASDLTVNPLKAEDFKAFDHVRFNKNKLSTLNVVPVLMVQDAVQVSETNIPRMVSAASKNVSGLPPNSILGISTPPCQSINASQLEMSEAKLFGFSCLEESEAYPQFNSSKLGGFEEPSRGINPLCNGLMTFGDTRANDTEHKSASSFTSHPVDSELHKALRPPFQNHAIKHMPDTSFSIGDPCRSTSLTRKIDLFDVSSLSRFSKGDDADYLLEAIVASVSSCLDDTSTNRFKSASSSTTLLGQGANSFESQNQSDPRVLMNDDSTPWSHFRSSFVSRDRSGISGSVSSNNTRNKLTNKEQQEKCKGSTEPMRRTKLSNAIKRRAKIGESQRTRPRDRQMIQDRLKELRQLVPNGAKCSIDSLLDRAVKHMLHLRSVNNQSEKLRQLENRKL, via the exons ATGGGGACTACTGCTTTGAGACAGTTGTTGAAGAGTCTCTGCAGCAACTCATATTGGAAATATGCGGTATTTTGGAAGCTTGAGCATCACGGCCAAAT GATTTTGAGCTGGGAAGATGGGTACTGTGGTTCtaaaaaaacaagagaacctCTGGAGAATATCTCAGATGACATTAACTATGAAAatgtaaatgagatattttcaacatgtgaaatgatcatAGGTGATGATGATGGCATCACTGCAATGGGATATCCATTTGGACTAACTGTAGCTAGCATGCCATCTCGTCAATATGCCATGGGAGAAGG GATTGTTGGTGAAGTTGCATATACAAGGAGCCATTGCTGGGTTCTCTCTGAAAATACTTATACTAGCGAATTCAACTCTAAGTTAGTTGCTGAG tATCCAGATGAATGGCTACTTCAATTTGCAGCAGGTATCAAG ACTATTCTGTTGGTTCCTGTACTTCCACATGGAGTTCTACAGCTTGGCTCATTGGACTGG GTTCCTGAAGACCTGGCTATGGTCGCATATGTCAAAGATAGATTCAACACCCTTCACAATGTTGCAGGGATTAATGTACCACTCACTTCAAATGGAGACATGCAACCTCAAACTTCATCACCACTAATGTCTGGTGTCGTGGAGAACATAGGGGAGGCCTCAGACTTAACCGTTAACCCTCTGAAGGCTGAGGATTTTAAAGCTTTTGACCACGTTAGattcaataaaaacaaattgtcaACTTTAAATGTAGTGCCAGTGTTGATGGTTCAAGATGCTGTTCAAGTATCTGAAACAAATATTCCAAGAATGGTCAGTGCTGCAAGCAAAAATGTGAGTGGTCTTCCACCAAATAGCATCCTTGGTATATCAACCCCTCCATGCCAATCTATAAATGCTAGCCAGTTAGAAATGTCAGAGGCTAAGCTGTTTGGATTCTCCTGTCTGGAAGAATCAGAGGCTTATCCTCAATTTAACAGCTCCAAGTTGGGAGGTTTTGAAGAACCCTCCCGTGGAATCAATCCTTTGTGCAACGGATTAATGACATTTGGAGACACAAGGGCTAACGATACAGAACATAAAAGTGCTAGCAGTTTCACTAGCCACCCCGTAGATTCTGAGCTACACAAAGCACTTCGACCACCTTTCCAGAATCATGCCATTAAACACATGCCGGACACATCTTTCTCTATAGGGGATCCATGTAGAAGCACAAGTTTAACTCGCAAAATAGATCTCTTTGATGTTAGCAGTCTATCACGGTTTTCTAAAGGTGATGATGCAGATTATCTCTTGGAAGCTATAGTTGCTAGTGTGTCTAGCTGTTTAGATGATACTTCAACTAATAGATTCAAAAGTGCTAGCTCATCTACAACGTTGTTGGGACAAGGTGCCAATTCCTTCGAGTCACAGAATCAATCTGATCCAAGAGTCTTAATGAATGATGATTCAACTCCATGGAGCCATTTTAGATCTTCGTTTGTTTCCAGGGACAGAAGTGGCATTTCTGGTTCAGTTTCTTCCAATAATACGAGGAACAAGTTGACTAATAAAGAGCAGCAAGAAAAATGCAAGGGCTCCACAGAGCCTATGAGGCGAACCAAGCTGTCCAATGCCATCAAAAGACGAGCTAAAATTGGTGAAAGCCAAAGGACAAGACCAAGGGACAGGCAGATGATCCAGGATCGGCTGAAGGAGCTCCGACAACTTGTCCCAAATGGTGCAAAG TGCAGCATTGATAGTCTCTTAGACCGAGCAGTGAAGCATATGCTGCATTTAAGAAGTGTAAACAACCAATCTGAGAAATTGAGGCAATTGGAAAATCGAAAG TTATGA
- the LOC121266602 gene encoding transcription factor LHW-like isoform X1: MGTTALRQLLKSLCSNSYWKYAVFWKLEHHGQMILSWEDGYCGSKKTREPLENISDDINYENVNEIFSTCEMIIGDDDGITAMGYPFGLTVASMPSRQYAMGEGIVGEVAYTRSHCWVLSENTYTSEFNSKLVAEYPDEWLLQFAAGIKTILLVPVLPHGVLQLGSLDWVPEDLAMVAYVKDRFNTLHNVAGINVPLTSNGDMQPQTSSPLMSGVVENIGEASDLTVNPLKAEDFKAFDHVRFNKNKLSTLNVVPVLMVQDAVQVSETNIPRMVSAASKNVSGLPPNSILGISTPPCQSINASQLEMSEAKLFGFSCLEESEAYPQFNSSKLGGFEEPSRGINPLCNGLMTFGDTRANDTEHKSASSFTSHPVDSELHKALRPPFQNHAIKHMPDTSFSIGDPCRSTSLTRKIDLFDVSSLSRFSKGDDADYLLEAIVASVSSCLDDTSTNRFKSASSSTTLLGQGANSFESQNQSDPRVLMNDDSTPWSHFRSSFVSRDRSGISGSVSSNNTRNKLTNKEQQEKCKGSTEPMRRTKLSNAIKRRAKIGESQRTRPRDRQMIQDRLKELRQLVPNGAKCSIDSLLDRAVKHMLHLRSVNNQSEKLRQLENRKVADQENRGSSGTKNGCQNGTSWAFEFGDGLQSCPIVVEDLEYPGHMLIEMLCNERGLFLEIAQVIRSLEFTILKGAVDYRSNNAWACFIVEGPKGFHRMDMFWPLMHLWQCKRNPISSKF, encoded by the exons ATGGGGACTACTGCTTTGAGACAGTTGTTGAAGAGTCTCTGCAGCAACTCATATTGGAAATATGCGGTATTTTGGAAGCTTGAGCATCACGGCCAAAT GATTTTGAGCTGGGAAGATGGGTACTGTGGTTCtaaaaaaacaagagaacctCTGGAGAATATCTCAGATGACATTAACTATGAAAatgtaaatgagatattttcaacatgtgaaatgatcatAGGTGATGATGATGGCATCACTGCAATGGGATATCCATTTGGACTAACTGTAGCTAGCATGCCATCTCGTCAATATGCCATGGGAGAAGG GATTGTTGGTGAAGTTGCATATACAAGGAGCCATTGCTGGGTTCTCTCTGAAAATACTTATACTAGCGAATTCAACTCTAAGTTAGTTGCTGAG tATCCAGATGAATGGCTACTTCAATTTGCAGCAGGTATCAAG ACTATTCTGTTGGTTCCTGTACTTCCACATGGAGTTCTACAGCTTGGCTCATTGGACTGG GTTCCTGAAGACCTGGCTATGGTCGCATATGTCAAAGATAGATTCAACACCCTTCACAATGTTGCAGGGATTAATGTACCACTCACTTCAAATGGAGACATGCAACCTCAAACTTCATCACCACTAATGTCTGGTGTCGTGGAGAACATAGGGGAGGCCTCAGACTTAACCGTTAACCCTCTGAAGGCTGAGGATTTTAAAGCTTTTGACCACGTTAGattcaataaaaacaaattgtcaACTTTAAATGTAGTGCCAGTGTTGATGGTTCAAGATGCTGTTCAAGTATCTGAAACAAATATTCCAAGAATGGTCAGTGCTGCAAGCAAAAATGTGAGTGGTCTTCCACCAAATAGCATCCTTGGTATATCAACCCCTCCATGCCAATCTATAAATGCTAGCCAGTTAGAAATGTCAGAGGCTAAGCTGTTTGGATTCTCCTGTCTGGAAGAATCAGAGGCTTATCCTCAATTTAACAGCTCCAAGTTGGGAGGTTTTGAAGAACCCTCCCGTGGAATCAATCCTTTGTGCAACGGATTAATGACATTTGGAGACACAAGGGCTAACGATACAGAACATAAAAGTGCTAGCAGTTTCACTAGCCACCCCGTAGATTCTGAGCTACACAAAGCACTTCGACCACCTTTCCAGAATCATGCCATTAAACACATGCCGGACACATCTTTCTCTATAGGGGATCCATGTAGAAGCACAAGTTTAACTCGCAAAATAGATCTCTTTGATGTTAGCAGTCTATCACGGTTTTCTAAAGGTGATGATGCAGATTATCTCTTGGAAGCTATAGTTGCTAGTGTGTCTAGCTGTTTAGATGATACTTCAACTAATAGATTCAAAAGTGCTAGCTCATCTACAACGTTGTTGGGACAAGGTGCCAATTCCTTCGAGTCACAGAATCAATCTGATCCAAGAGTCTTAATGAATGATGATTCAACTCCATGGAGCCATTTTAGATCTTCGTTTGTTTCCAGGGACAGAAGTGGCATTTCTGGTTCAGTTTCTTCCAATAATACGAGGAACAAGTTGACTAATAAAGAGCAGCAAGAAAAATGCAAGGGCTCCACAGAGCCTATGAGGCGAACCAAGCTGTCCAATGCCATCAAAAGACGAGCTAAAATTGGTGAAAGCCAAAGGACAAGACCAAGGGACAGGCAGATGATCCAGGATCGGCTGAAGGAGCTCCGACAACTTGTCCCAAATGGTGCAAAG TGCAGCATTGATAGTCTCTTAGACCGAGCAGTGAAGCATATGCTGCATTTAAGAAGTGTAAACAACCAATCTGAGAAATTGAGGCAATTGGAAAATCGAAAG GTGGCTGACCAAGAGAACAGGGGATCATCTGGAACGAAAAATGGGTGTCAAAATGGGACCAGCTGGGCTTTTGAATTTGGCGATGGACTTCAATCATGTCCCATAGTTGTGGAAGACCTTGAATATCCAGGACACATGCTGATAGAG ATGCTATGCAATGAACGTGGGCTCTTCCTGGAGATCGCCCAGGTGATTCGAAGTTTGGAGTTCACCATCTTGAAGGGTGCAGTCGACTACCGTTCGAACAATGCCTGGGCATGTTTCATCGTCGAG GGTCCGAAAGGCTTTCATAGGATGGATATGTTCTGGCCTCTCATGCATCTTTGGCAGTGCAAAAGGAACCCCATCTCGAGCAAGTTTTGA
- the LOC121266602 gene encoding transcription factor LHW-like isoform X2: MGTTALRQLLKSLCSNSYWKYAVFWKLEHHGQMILSWEDGYCGSKKTREPLENISDDINYENVNEIFSTCEMIIGDDDGITAMGYPFGLTVASMPSRQYAMGEGIVGEVAYTRSHCWVLSENTYTSEFNSKLVAEYPDEWLLQFAAGIKTILLVPVLPHGVLQLGSLDWVPEDLAMVAYVKDRFNTLHNVAGINVPLTSNGDMQPQTSSPLMSGVVENIGEASDLTVNPLKAEDFKAFDHVRFNKNKLSTLNVVPVLMVQDAVQVSETNIPRMVSAASKNVSGLPPNSILGISTPPCQSINASQLEMSEAKLFGFSCLEESEAYPQFNSSKLGGFEEPSRGINPLCNGLMTFGDTRANDTEHKSASSFTSHPVDSELHKALRPPFQNHAIKHMPDTSFSIGDPCRSTSLTRKIDLFDVSSLSRFSKGDDADYLLEAIVASVSSCLDDTSTNRFKSASSSTTLLGQGANSFESQNQSDPRVLMNDDSTPWSHFRSSFVSRDRSGISGSVSSNNTRNKLTNKEQQEKCKGSTEPMRRTKLSNAIKRRAKIGESQRTRPRDRQMIQDRLKELRQLVPNGAKCSIDSLLDRAVKHMLHLRSVNNQSEKLRQLENRKPTKVMYKLEVKKQN; encoded by the exons ATGGGGACTACTGCTTTGAGACAGTTGTTGAAGAGTCTCTGCAGCAACTCATATTGGAAATATGCGGTATTTTGGAAGCTTGAGCATCACGGCCAAAT GATTTTGAGCTGGGAAGATGGGTACTGTGGTTCtaaaaaaacaagagaacctCTGGAGAATATCTCAGATGACATTAACTATGAAAatgtaaatgagatattttcaacatgtgaaatgatcatAGGTGATGATGATGGCATCACTGCAATGGGATATCCATTTGGACTAACTGTAGCTAGCATGCCATCTCGTCAATATGCCATGGGAGAAGG GATTGTTGGTGAAGTTGCATATACAAGGAGCCATTGCTGGGTTCTCTCTGAAAATACTTATACTAGCGAATTCAACTCTAAGTTAGTTGCTGAG tATCCAGATGAATGGCTACTTCAATTTGCAGCAGGTATCAAG ACTATTCTGTTGGTTCCTGTACTTCCACATGGAGTTCTACAGCTTGGCTCATTGGACTGG GTTCCTGAAGACCTGGCTATGGTCGCATATGTCAAAGATAGATTCAACACCCTTCACAATGTTGCAGGGATTAATGTACCACTCACTTCAAATGGAGACATGCAACCTCAAACTTCATCACCACTAATGTCTGGTGTCGTGGAGAACATAGGGGAGGCCTCAGACTTAACCGTTAACCCTCTGAAGGCTGAGGATTTTAAAGCTTTTGACCACGTTAGattcaataaaaacaaattgtcaACTTTAAATGTAGTGCCAGTGTTGATGGTTCAAGATGCTGTTCAAGTATCTGAAACAAATATTCCAAGAATGGTCAGTGCTGCAAGCAAAAATGTGAGTGGTCTTCCACCAAATAGCATCCTTGGTATATCAACCCCTCCATGCCAATCTATAAATGCTAGCCAGTTAGAAATGTCAGAGGCTAAGCTGTTTGGATTCTCCTGTCTGGAAGAATCAGAGGCTTATCCTCAATTTAACAGCTCCAAGTTGGGAGGTTTTGAAGAACCCTCCCGTGGAATCAATCCTTTGTGCAACGGATTAATGACATTTGGAGACACAAGGGCTAACGATACAGAACATAAAAGTGCTAGCAGTTTCACTAGCCACCCCGTAGATTCTGAGCTACACAAAGCACTTCGACCACCTTTCCAGAATCATGCCATTAAACACATGCCGGACACATCTTTCTCTATAGGGGATCCATGTAGAAGCACAAGTTTAACTCGCAAAATAGATCTCTTTGATGTTAGCAGTCTATCACGGTTTTCTAAAGGTGATGATGCAGATTATCTCTTGGAAGCTATAGTTGCTAGTGTGTCTAGCTGTTTAGATGATACTTCAACTAATAGATTCAAAAGTGCTAGCTCATCTACAACGTTGTTGGGACAAGGTGCCAATTCCTTCGAGTCACAGAATCAATCTGATCCAAGAGTCTTAATGAATGATGATTCAACTCCATGGAGCCATTTTAGATCTTCGTTTGTTTCCAGGGACAGAAGTGGCATTTCTGGTTCAGTTTCTTCCAATAATACGAGGAACAAGTTGACTAATAAAGAGCAGCAAGAAAAATGCAAGGGCTCCACAGAGCCTATGAGGCGAACCAAGCTGTCCAATGCCATCAAAAGACGAGCTAAAATTGGTGAAAGCCAAAGGACAAGACCAAGGGACAGGCAGATGATCCAGGATCGGCTGAAGGAGCTCCGACAACTTGTCCCAAATGGTGCAAAG TGCAGCATTGATAGTCTCTTAGACCGAGCAGTGAAGCATATGCTGCATTTAAGAAGTGTAAACAACCAATCTGAGAAATTGAGGCAATTGGAAAATCGAAAG CCTACTAAGGTCATGTATAAGCTGGAAGTAAAGAAGCAGAATTGA